Sequence from the Actinomycetota bacterium genome:
TGGTGGGCATCTGGGGCCGGGACCCGGCCAAGACCGCGGCGGCCGCCGAGCGCTTCGGCGTCGCCGGCCACACCGACCTGGACGGGCTGCTGGCCGAGGTGGACGCGGTGGCCATCGCCGTCCCCCCGGACGTGCAGGCCGAGCTGGCCGTGCGGGCCGCGGCCGCCGGGCGCCACCTCCTGCTCGACAAGCCGCTGGCCCTGTCGCTGGAGGCCGCCGACCGGGTCGCCGCCGCGGTGGCCGGCGCCGGGGTCGCCTCCCTGGTGTTCTTCACCCTCCGGTTCCTGCCCGAGGTCGCCGCCTGGATGGAGGACGCCCAGGGCGGGGACTGGCACGGCGGCGACGGCGCCTGGCTCGGAACGGCCCTGGAGCCGGGCAGCCCCTTCGCCGGCTCGCTCTGGCGGCGGCGCAAGGGCGCCCTCTGGGACCTCGGCCCCCACCTGCTCGCCCTGGCCGTCCCCGCCCTCGGCCCGGTCGAGCGGGTGGCCGCCGGCACCGGCCTTGGCGACACCGTCCACCTGGTCCTCGGCCACCAGGGCGGCGCCTCCAGCACCCTGACCCTCAGCCAGACCGTCCCCGAGGCCGCGGAAGGGCGGAGCTTCCAGCTCTACGGCCCCCGCGGCCGCTCGGCCGTCCCGCCGTTCGAGCTCGCCCACCTGGCCGCTCTGGCCGAGGCCATCCGCCAGCTCACGGCCATGGTCGCCGGCGGCGCGACCAGCCACCCCTGCGACGTCCGCCTGGGCCGCGACACGGTGGCCGTCCTCGACGCCGCCGACCGGTTCCTGACCGCCGCCCCCGAGTCCCGCTCGGCCGGCGTGGCCCGCTGACCGCCTAGGCGTCCTCGACCAGGATGGTGAAGCGGGCGGTGAAGGTGCCGCCGGGCTGGACCAGCGGGGTGGTGCCGGCGGCCAGGGCGGCGGTGGGGACGGTCATCGGCTCCAGGCAGACGAACTCGGCCCCCGGAGGGGCGAAGACCTGGGCGTGGTCGTAACCGTCGCCGTAGTCGACCAGCAGGCGGCGGCCGGCCGCCTCCAGGCCGAGGCGGCGGGCGGCGGGGTCCTGCTCCAGGGTGTAGAGGTCGTCGTAGGTGCGGTCGCCGACCGGGTCGGCCTCGGCCGGCTCGGCGGACGCCTTGCCGGTGGGCAGGCCCCGGCCGTCCAGCTCCAGGTGGGTGCGGTCGGGGAGCAGCAGCCGCCAGGCCGCCCGGGGCGCGCCCGGGAGCCGGAGGTAGGGGTGCCAGCCGAAGCCGACCGGGACGGGCCGGTCGCCGGTCGCGGCCAGGGTGGTGGTCACCGCCAGCGACGCCTCCTCGACCACGGCGGCCACGGTGAGGGTGTGGGGGAACGGGAACGCCGCCAGCAGCTCCGGCCGGGCGTCGTGGTCGAAGCTGGCCTCCAGCAGGGCCCGGTCGGCCTCGGCGGCCAGCCGCTCCAGCCGCCAGCCCCGCCGGGCGGTCAGGGTGCCGTGGATCGGCAGCCCGCCCGGGTCGGTGGCCAGGTCCAGGCCTTCGAGGTCGACCTCGACCCCGGCGGCGCGGTAGCGCCAGGAGGGCAGCCGGTTGGCCCAGGGGGCGAGGATGGGCAGGCCGGTGACGTGCCGGTCGCGGTAGCCGGCGACCCCGCCGGGCAGGGCCAGCAGGTCCTCGCCGCGGTGGCGCAGGGCGGTGCCGAGCAGCCCCAGCCCGGGCAGGAAGGTGGCCTCCAGCTCCCCGGCGGTCAGGGTCACGGCCGGCTCCCCGTCGACCACCCCGACCCGGATGGCGGGGCCGAGCCCTTTGTCCACCGGGGGCCTGGGCTTGAGGCCCCCGGACCCCCGGTCACTCACCGGTGGGCAGCTCCTCGTGACCGCCGAACTCCTTGCGCATGGCCGACAGCAGCTTCTCGGCGAAGTCGGCCTCCCCGCGGGAGGAGAACCGCTCGTACAGGGCGGTGGTGAGCACGTGGGCGGGCACGCCCGTCTCGACCGCCGCGGCCACCGTCCAGCGCCCCTCGCCCGAGTCCGACACCCGCCCCGAGAACCCGGCCACCGTGGGGTCCTGGAGCAGGGCGTGGGCGGTCAGGTCGAGCAGCCACGACCCGATCACGCTGCCCCGGCGCCACACCTCGGCCACGGCGGCGACGTCGAAGTCGTAGCGGTAGAAGGCGGGGTCGCGCAGGGGCGCCGCCTCGGCGCTGGCCTCCTCGGTGCGCTTGCCGACGTTCGCCTTGCGGAGGATGTTCAGGCCCTCGGCGTAGGCGGCCATGATCCCGTACTCGATCCCGTTGTGGACCATCTTCACGAAGTGGCCGGCCCCGGCCGGTCCGCAGTGGAGGTAGCCGAGCTCCTCGGGCGCCGGGTCGCCCTGGCGGCCCGGGGTCCGCCCGGCCGCCTCCAGCCCCGGGGCCAGGGCCCGGAACAGCGGGTCGAGGCGGGCCACCACCTCGGCCTCGCCGCCGATCATCAGGCAGTAGCCCCGCTCCAGCCCGAACACCCCGCCGCTGGTGCCGACGTCCAGGTAGTGCAGGCCCCGGGCGGCGAGCGCCTCGGCCCGCTGCATGTCGTCGCGGTAGTAGGAGTTGCCGCCGTCGATGACCACGTCGCCGGCCTCCAGCCGGCCGGCCAGCTCCTCCACGACCTTGCCCGCGACCCCGGCCGGGACCATCACCCAGGCCGCCCTTGGCCGGTCCAGCTTGGCCACCAGCTCCTCAAGGGAGGCGGCGCCGGCCGCCCCCTCGCCCTCCAGCTGGGCGACGGCGGCCTGGTTGCGGTCGTGGACGACGCACTGGTGGCCGGCGCGCTGCAGCCGCCGGACCAGGTTGGCGCCCATCCGGCCGAGGCCGATCATGCCAAGCTGCATCGTGAGCTCCTTCGGTTCGGGCCGCGCCAGGATGCTACGCGGCGTCGCCAACTCGAGAAAGCGGGGACCA
This genomic interval carries:
- a CDS encoding Gfo/Idh/MocA family oxidoreductase, whose translation is VGIWGRDPAKTAAAAERFGVAGHTDLDGLLAEVDAVAIAVPPDVQAELAVRAAAAGRHLLLDKPLALSLEAADRVAAAVAGAGVASLVFFTLRFLPEVAAWMEDAQGGDWHGGDGAWLGTALEPGSPFAGSLWRRRKGALWDLGPHLLALAVPALGPVERVAAGTGLGDTVHLVLGHQGGASSTLTLSQTVPEAAEGRSFQLYGPRGRSAVPPFELAHLAALAEAIRQLTAMVAGGATSHPCDVRLGRDTVAVLDAADRFLTAAPESRSAGVAR
- the gnd gene encoding decarboxylating 6-phosphogluconate dehydrogenase, translated to MQLGMIGLGRMGANLVRRLQRAGHQCVVHDRNQAAVAQLEGEGAAGAASLEELVAKLDRPRAAWVMVPAGVAGKVVEELAGRLEAGDVVIDGGNSYYRDDMQRAEALAARGLHYLDVGTSGGVFGLERGYCLMIGGEAEVVARLDPLFRALAPGLEAAGRTPGRQGDPAPEELGYLHCGPAGAGHFVKMVHNGIEYGIMAAYAEGLNILRKANVGKRTEEASAEAAPLRDPAFYRYDFDVAAVAEVWRRGSVIGSWLLDLTAHALLQDPTVAGFSGRVSDSGEGRWTVAAAVETGVPAHVLTTALYERFSSRGEADFAEKLLSAMRKEFGGHEELPTGE
- a CDS encoding aldose 1-epimerase, translating into MSDRGSGGLKPRPPVDKGLGPAIRVGVVDGEPAVTLTAGELEATFLPGLGLLGTALRHRGEDLLALPGGVAGYRDRHVTGLPILAPWANRLPSWRYRAAGVEVDLEGLDLATDPGGLPIHGTLTARRGWRLERLAAEADRALLEASFDHDARPELLAAFPFPHTLTVAAVVEEASLAVTTTLAATGDRPVPVGFGWHPYLRLPGAPRAAWRLLLPDRTHLELDGRGLPTGKASAEPAEADPVGDRTYDDLYTLEQDPAARRLGLEAAGRRLLVDYGDGYDHAQVFAPPGAEFVCLEPMTVPTAALAAGTTPLVQPGGTFTARFTILVEDA